From the genome of Mastacembelus armatus chromosome 5, fMasArm1.2, whole genome shotgun sequence:
AAGGGAAcctttgattttctttgttatttgcaataaattaaacataaacctAGTCTAGGGTTCCTGGGTGGACTACCAGTCACCCACATAGATGCCGAGGGTTATTCTGCCTCAATGGGCATCTATGTCCTGACTAATCCTTGTCAGGCACCATGGGTGCTTGACAGCTGTTCTTCTTAAGGTAGATACCATGATTGAAGGCtgggatgttttacagctgttcctcatgatgtagataccatggttgaaggctggttTACTCCTCATAGTGGAAGGGAACCTTTGATTTGCGATGTTATTTGcattaaattaaacataaacctAGTCTAGGGTTCCTGGGTGGACTACCAGTCACCCACATAGATGCCGAGGGTTATTCTGCCTCAATGGCCATCTATGTCCTGACTAAACCTTGTCAGGCACCATGGGTGCTTGACAGCTGTTCTTCTTAAGGTAGATACTATGGTTGAAGGCtgggatgttttacagctgttcctcatgatgtagataccatggttgaaggctggttTACTCCTCATAGTGGAAGGGAACCTTCgatttgctttgttatttgcaataaattaaacataaacctAGTCTAGGGTTCCTTGGTGGACTACCAGTCACCCACATAGATGCCGAGGGTTATTCTGCCTCAATGGGCATCTATGTCCTGACTAATCCTTGTCAGGCACCATGGGTGTTTGACAGCTGTTTTTCTTAAGGTGgataccatggttgaaggctgggatgttttacagctgttcctcatgatgtagataccatggttgaaggctggttTAGTCCTCATAGTGGAAGGGAACCTTtgatttgctttgttatttgcaaaaaattaaacatacacCTAGTCTAGGGTTCCTGGGTGGACTACCAGTCACCCACATAGATGCCGAGGGTTATTCTGCCTCAATGGGCATCTATGTCCTGACTAATCCTTGTCAGGCACCATGGGTGCTTGACAGCTGTTCTTCTTAAGGTAgataccatggttgaaggctgggatgttttacagctgttcctcatgatgtagataccatggttgaaggctggttTAGTCCTCATAGTGGAAGGGAACCTTCgatttgctttgttatttgcaataaattaaacataaacctAGTCTAGGGTTCCTGGGTGGACTACCAGTCACCCACATAGATGCCGAGGGTTATTCTGCCTCAATGGCCATCTATGTCCTGACTAATCCTTGTCAGGCACCATGGGTGCTTGACAGCTGTTCTTCCTAAGGTGgataccatggttgaaggctgggatgttttacagctgttcctcaTGATGTAGATAAAGTGGTTGAAGGCTGGTTTACTCCTCATAGTGCAAGCGAACATTTGATTTGCTTTATTATTtgcaaaaaattaaacatacatCTAGTCTAGGGTTCCTGGGTGGACTACCAGTCACCCACATAGATGCCGAGGGTTATTCTGCCTCAATTGCCATCTATGTCCTGACTAATCCTTGTCAGGCACCATGGGTGCTTGACAGCTGTTCTTCCTAAGGTGgataccatggttgaaggctgggatgttttacagctgttcctcaTGATGTAGATACCACGGTTGAAGGCTGGTTTACTCCTCATAGTGGAACGGAACCTTtgatttgctttgttatttgcaaaaaattaaacataaaccTAGTCTAGGGTTCCTGGGTGGACTACCAGTCACCCACATAGATGCCGAGGGTTATTCTGCCTCAATGGGCATCTATGTCCTGACTAATCCTTGTCAGGCACCATGGGTGCTTGACAGCTGTTCTTCCTAAGGTGgataccatggttgaaggctgggatgttttacagctgttcctcatgatgtagataccatggttgaaggctggttTACTCCTCATAGTGGAAGGGAACCTTCgatttgctttgttatttgcaataaattaaacataaacctAGTCTAGGGTTCCTGGGTGGACCACCAGTCACCCACATAGATGCCGAGGGTTATTCTGCCTCAATTGCCATCTATGTCCTGACTAATCCTTGTCAGGCACCATGGATGTTTGACAGCTGTTCTTCTAAAGGTGGATTCCATGTTTGAAGGCtgggatgttttacagctgttcctcatgatgtagatgccatggttgaaggctggttTAGTCTTCATAGTGGAAGGGAACCTTtgatttgctttgttatttgcaataaattaaacatacacCTAGTCTAGGGTTCCTGGGTGGACTACCAGTCACCCACATAGATGCCGAGGGTTATTCTGCCTCAAAGGGCATCTATGTCCTGACTAATCCTTGTCAGGCACCATGGGTGCTTGACAGCTGTTCTTCTTAAGGTAgataccatggttgaaggctgggatgttttacagctgttcctcatgatgtagataccatggttgaaggctggttTAGTCCTCATAGTGGAAGGGAACATTCgatttgctttgttatttgcaataaattaaacataaacctATCTAGGGTTCCTGGGTGGACTACCAGTCACCCACATAGATGCCGAGGGTTATTCTGCCTCAATTGCCATCTATGTCCTGACTAATCCTTGTCAGGCACCATGGATGTTTGACAGCTGTTCTTCCTAAGGTGgataccatggttgaaggctgggatgttttacagctgttcctcaTGATGTAGATAAAGTGGTTGAAGGCTGATTTATTCCTCATAGTGGAAGGGAACGTTtgatttgctttgttatttgcaaaatattaaacatacacCTAGTCTAGGGTTCCTGGGTGGACTACCAGTCACCCACATAGATGCCAAGGGTTATTCTGCCTCAATGGGCATCTATGTCCTGACTAATCCTTGTCAGGCACCATGGATGTTTGACAGCTGTTCTTCTTAAGGTGGATTccatggttgaaggctgggatgttttacagctgttcctcatgatgtagataccatggttgaaggctggttTAGTCCTCATAGTGGAAGGGAACCTTTGATTTGCTTTATTATTtgcaaaatattaaacatacacCTAGTCTAGGGTTCCTGGGTGGACTACCAGTCACCCACATAGATGCCGAGGGTTATTTTGCCTCAATGGGCATCTATGTCCTGACTAATCCTTGTCAGGCACCATGGGTGCTTGACAGCTGTTCTTCTTAAGGTAgataccatggttgaaggctgggatgttttacagctgttcctcatgatgtagataccatggttgaaggctggttTACTCCTCATAGTGGAAGGGAACCTTCgatttgctttgttatttgcaataaattaaacataaacctAGTCTAGGGTTCCTGGGTGGACTACCAGTCACCCACATAGATGCCGAGGGTTATTCTGCCTCAATTGCCATCTATGTCCTGACTAATCCTTGTCAGGCACCATGGATGTTTGACAGCTGTTCTTCTTAAGGTGGATTccatggttgaaggctgggatgttttacagctgttcctcatgatgtagatgccatggttgaaggctggttTAGTCTTCATAGTGGAAGGGAACCTTtgatttgctttgttatttgcaataaattaaacatacacCTAGTCTAGGGTTCCTGGGTGGACTACCAGTCACCCACATAGATGCCGAGGGTTATTCTGCCTCAATGGGCATCTATGTCCTGACTAATCCTTGTCAGGCACCATGGGTGCTTGACAGTTGTTCTTCTTAAGGTAgataccatggttgaaggctgggatgttttacagctgttcctcatgatgtagataccatggttgaaggctggttTAGTCCTCATAGTGGAAGGGAACCTTCgatttgctttgttatttgcaaaaaattaaacatacatCTAGTCTAGGGTTCCTGGGTGGACTACCAGTCACCCACATAGATGCCGAGGGTTATTCTGCCTCAATTGCCATCTATGTCCTGACTAATCCTTGTCAGGCACCATGGATGTTTGACAGCTGTTCTTCCTAAGGTGgataccatggttgaaggctgggatgttttacagctgttcctcatgatgtagataccatggttgaaggctggttTAGTCCTCATAGTGGAAGGGAACCTTTGATTTGCTTTATTATTtgcaaaatattaaacatacacCTAGTCTAGGGTTCCTGGGTGGACTACCAGTCACCCACATAGATGCCGAGGGTTATTTTGCCTCAATGGGCACTCCCtctggctgcgcctagaaattctgtccataaaagtaatgaacagaaccggtgacaaagggcagccctgccggagtccaacgtgtactgggaacaggtctgacttactgccggcaatgcgaaccaagctcctgctccatttgtacagagaccggatagcccccagcaaagagccccggaccccatactcctggagcacctcccacaggatgtcacgagggacccggtcgaatgccttctccaagtccacaaaacacatgtggactggttgggcaaactcccatgaaccctcgagcaccctcgagagtgtgtagagctggtccagtgttccacgcccaggacggaaaccgcattgttcctcctgaatccgaggttcgaccaccggccggatcctcctctccagcaccctggcatagaccttccccgggaggctgaggagtgtgatccctctgtagttggaacacaccctccggtcccccttcttaaaaagaggaaccaccaccccggtctgccaatccaggggtactgtccccgaacgccacgcgatgttgcacaggcgtgtcagccatgacagcccaacaacatccagagacttgaggtactcgggacggatctcatccacccccggtgctttgccaccgaggagctgccgaactacctcagtgacttcggcttgggtgatggatggatcagcctccgaatccccagcccctgcttcccttatggaagacgtgttgacaggattgaggagatcctcgaagtattccttccaccgtccgacaatatctccagtcgaggtcagcagctcaccacttccactgtaaacagcgttggtagagcactgcttccccctcctgaggcgccggacggtttgccagaatttcttcggggccgacaggtagtccttctccatggcctcaccgaactcctcccatacccgagtttttgcctccatcaccgcctgggctgcagcacgcttggccctgcggtacctgtcagctgcttcggaagtcccacaagccaaccaagctcggtaggactccttcttcagcttgacggcatcccttacctccggtgtccaccaccgggttcggggattgccgccacgacaggcacccgaaaccttacggccacagctcctagccgccgcgttgacaatggaggtggaaaacatggtccattcggactcaatgtccccagcctcccccgggatctggtagaagctctctcagaggtgtgagttaaagacccctctgacagtgggttcggccaaacattcccaacagaccctcacagtacgtttgggcctgccaagtctgtcccgcttcctcctccgtcAGCgaatccaactcaccaccaggtggtgatcagttgacagctctgcccctcttttcacccgagtgtccaagacatactgccgaatgtcagatgacacgactacaaagtcgatcactgacctccggcctagggtgtcctggtgccatgtgcactgatggacacccttatgcttgaacatggtgttcgttatggacaaactgtgactagcacagaagtccaacaacagaacaccactcgggttcgtatcggggaggccgttcctcccgatcacgcccctccaggtttcactgtcgctggGCAGCGACAGCTGTTCTTCCTAAGGTGgataccatggttgaaggctgggatgttttacagctgttcctcatgatgtagataccatggttgaaggctggttTAGTCCTCATAGTGGAAGGGAACCTTTGATTTGCTTTATTATTtgcaaaaaattaaacataaaccTAGTCTAGGGTTCCTGGGTGGACTACCAGTTACCCACATAGATGCTGAGGGTTATTCTGCCTCAATGGCCATCTATGTCCTGACTACTCCTTGTCAGGCACCATGGGTGCTTGACAGCTGTTCTTCCTAAGGTGGATTCCATGGTTGAAAGCtgggatgttttacagctgttcctcaTGATGTAGATAAAGTGGTTGAAGGCTGATTTACTCCTCATAGTGGAAGGGAACCTTTGATTTGCTTTATTATTtgcaaaatattaaacatacacCTAGTCTAGGGTTCCTGGGTGGACTACCAGTCACCCACATAGATGCCGAGGGTTATTCTGCCTCAATGGGCATCTATGTCCTGACTAATCCTTGTCAGGCACCATGGATGTTTGACAGCTGTTCTTCTTAAGGTGGATTccatggttgaaggctgggatgttttacagctgttcctcatgatgtagatgccatggttgaaggctggttTAGTCTTCATAGTGGAAGGGAACCTTtgatttgctttgttatttgcaataaattaaacatacacCTAGTCTAGGGTTCCTGGGTGGACTACCAGTCACCCACATAGATGCCGAGGGTTATTCTGCCTCAATTGCCATCTATGTCCTGACTAATCCTTGTCAGGCACCATGGGTGCTTGACAGCTGTTCCTCTTAAGGTGgataccatggttgaaggctgggatgttttacagctgtttctCATGATGTAgataccatggttgaaggctggttTAGTCCTCATAGTGGAAGGGAACCTTtgatttgcttttttatttgcaataaattaaacatacacCTAGTCTAGGGTTCCTGGGTAGACTACCAGTCACCCACATAGATGCCGAGGGTTATTCTGCCTCAATGGGCATCTATGTCCTGACTAATCCTTGTCAGGCACCATGGATGTTTGACAGCTGTTCTTCCTAAGGTGGATACCATGGTTGAATGCTGGTTTAGTCCTTGTAGTGGAtgcaataaattaaacatacacCTAGTCTAGGTAGTACACCTGGGTGTGATAACGATTAATGatgattaatgattaatgatAACGATtcataataattaaataattaccAAATATGCACTTAAAACCTTAGACATGAGTAGGCTACATGTGGTTTATATTTAATGGtattaaaagaaacacacagtttcaaTTAAAACACATACCATGAAATTGTCTGGTTTTCTCTCGTTCCCTCCTGTCTGTTTATACAGCagattttcttctcttccttgtAAATAATCCTGCAGAAATGTttgaatcagtgttttttaCTGTAAGAAAAGCACGGCCTGCCCATTCCAACTGTTCCTTCATCTTCTGCTCTTAGATTGCTCTCAAAGTGTGTGATGTCACCAACCTGTGACATCAGATTATAGAATGCACCAACCCTAAAAATTTTGCATTTGGCACCACTTTAGAACCTTGatagcattttttaaaattttagaGACAAAACTCTTGTATTTGAGATGACTGTCATTTCCCGTGTTATGGCTGACTGACAATGTGATCCACTTGCATCACACCTGTCCAGAAGCCAGAAGCCCAGGATGCCAACCCTATTGACTACTTTAGGCACGAGAACACGTGTGATTATATATCatgccatttaaaaaacatgcagtatgatctgaaaacacatttcatgaaATGAACTGCTGAAGCTGAACACCTTGCATGTGATTTTgacttttctcttcctcctgtctgttGAAGCAGATGCTCCTGTCTTCCTCTAGTCTAAATAATCctgcagaaatgtttaaatcagtgtttcttCCTAAAAGATTATCTTTAGATTCAGTAACTATATGATTTCATCAACCTGTGACATAAGAATTTAGGATATTGAGGTATTAACCAAAAGGCCCTGAGAAATtctgacagacacacattttcagGTGTGAGGAGAGAATAAGGTGGCTGTCACCTTTGTAAATCTACCACCTACTACTAATGCTTAGTACTATTACTGttacagataataataataatgattttatttataattattatatgtAATTGTACACAATGTAATGagaataacagtaataataatatggGCATATCTGTGTACATCATAAATGATGCTTTGCTTTCTTAAATGACTTTCTACTTTTTTACACAGTCTTCAGAATACactaagaaaaataataaaattaaattaaaaatacttcAACGGTAAAGTGATCCACAGGGAGAGCATTATCAAGACTTGGGCCTGCTAGATATTTCAACATGTGACAAGTAAGTCTTCATTGTCTGAAATGTGCGGTGCTtattaaacactaaaaacacTAAAGACAAGCAGGGTAACTGAAACTTATTTTAACCTGAGAATCTGATGGTCACTGGGTAAAACTGAGACAGAAGGGAAGAATCTATAATCGATAACACGTCGCCTCTACAAGATGGTGCGAATCCGTTTTTGCAAATTGAAATGTGGGATTTCGCAATGTAGAAAATGTTGGAGGCTACCCAGAGACAATTTCCTCGTGCGCGCTCTCGTGACGCTGACGCGAGCGGAGCCAGCAACACTTGATCACATGATATGACACAGCAGCTAGCCACTTCCTGTGCAGATTACTAGCCAATTCACACCCAGACGGCCGCAGCTACAGCGATTACTGTGTCCACCAAGATGCTGGCGCTCATAAACAGGCTTCTGGACTGGTTCAGGTCCCTTTTCTggaaggaggagatggagctcACGTTAGTGGGACTTCAGTACTCCGGAAAAACAACGTTTGTCAACGTGATTGCAGTAAGTAGCTAACGTTAGTAAACAAGTATCAGTGTGGGCCCAGGCTACTACCTGGGAGAGGTGGTGGGCGAAGGTTTCTTTGCGCATCGCCGCAGCATTTATGGGTTTATTGTCCCAGAAACCTAAGGACGCGTCTGTATGACTGGGTAGTTGTGGTGCCTTAAATAAAACAGCCCAAATCTCCGCGGAGCCGACACCGGTAAGGATTTGGCCCAGCTGTTTTTTGGCTAACTAGAATGACGAAGTTGTTGGTGTGACTGTGCGCTCAGTCATGTGAACGGGCCTGACAACGCTTTGTAGGAGCTGCCGGTGTGTCAACACCATCAGCAACATGTTTAAGGCTAGTGCCCTCGGTCTGGATTTATGGTGGTCGGGGGTTAGGGTTATATTAGTCCAGCTTTGTTTATATCCGAGTTTCTAGGTGATAAGCTGCACTGTCCTCTGGGGAAGAAGTCAAGTTATAGGCCAAAGTGTTTTCAGCTCACTTCATGATATGACATGTTTGGTagcttttttaatattttattatgccTAATAGTCTCTTAAAGGGTGGCACTGCCCATCAGAGCAGTCTACATTTCTAAAAAAGAAGGTGACCTGTATTGTATTCAGGCTTCTGTTTGATAACAGATGTGTGGCTCTTTGTTGAAAGCTTGATCAGAAGCTAATGTGTGCTGATGCATAGATGGCATCATCTAAAATGATTCACGGAGTGAAAGAGCAGCTAAAAATGACCCTTGTTATTAAATCATTTCCTAATTGATTTTGACCCCCTGCACAGCATTGATTCACATCCTCTAGGCTTTTCATGTGACTTCTTTCTGGTGAAACATGCTGACAATTAAACACGTagacaggtttttattttgttatactGATACAGatcatccattcatcatttAGGTTTTACTTTCTAACAAAAATCCCAGATATTTTTTGGTTTCAACTACTCAGTTGTGAGGGTTTTCAGActttgtgcttttatgtctttgtaAAGTCACTGGTGGGATTGGTGGACTGTTATTCATACAAAACAAGACTTTTTAATGTGAGGTCTTCGGCTTTTGGAAAATCGTGGCAGGTATATTTCACTATTTTCAgacaataatttaaatattgaGCAAGAAAATGTGCAGATTGATTAGTGCACAGATGTTCAGAATTAAAAAGGACCCTGCTTACAGTTCAAGGTAGAAAAGAGAGAGATTAGCTACATGTCAATATTTGTGATTCTTTTTCTTGCTTACTTGGTGTGTCTTCTAACAATATAACATGCAGTGACATCTGCTAATATCTTCCTTTTGTCATTGCATTTGTCTCATACAGTCAGGCCACTTCAGTGAAGACATGATTCCCACGGTTGGTTTCAACATGCGAAAGGTCACTAAAGGCAACGTGACAATAAAGGTAGGCTAAAAGTGTCCGGCTGGATGCCTTCACTGTTGTTTTCAACTGAAATCAATTTTATACTTGCACAAGTGCCTGCCCAGAGCAGTATATTCTCTACTGGAGAGCAGTAATGGTGCAATAATTTGTCTATGAAATGTTTgaggcactttttttttttttttgcttatccGGATTGTTGATTTAGTCTTTTCTCACTGCAGATATGGGACATAGGTGGACAACCCCGCTTCAGAAGCATGTGGGAGCGTTACTGTAGAGGAGTCAATGCGATTGTGTAAGTTTTGTGCATACTCTAGAGTACAGCATATTCCCCTTGTGACTGGAAAtctgaaaaaaactgaaattaaacacaaattCTATTCTGCTACCAGATTTTCATTAGTATTGTATTTCTTTTGCAGTTACATGGTGGAtgcagcagacagagagaagataGAAGCTTCCAGAAATGAATTGCACAACCTTTTAGACAAACCACAGCTACAGGGGATACCTGTAAGAGGCTGCTTGTAGTCTTTAGACCGAAAACCCATGCTTCAACCTCACCTTGATTCATTGACTTCATTGACAGGAACTTCTTGGTCTAGTGACTGTTATTAAACTCAAAATTAGCAATCACTGCTACACAGTGACGCAGGTGTGATTACATTATACCGTCATTTGAACCCGAGCCAGGATATTTAATGAATTTTCTAACTAAGCTGACAGGGTGATCGACTTGACGGTGTTTGACGCAGGAAATCATCAGGCTTCCGCCCGCTGTGACTTGAAAGCACACACAGCCAGTTAATTTTGTCCTCTAATAAGCAAGAAGTCTGGGATGGGTGACACAAGTGGCTGATAGAAATCCTTTAGATTGTCTGAGCACACTGCCATGATGCTGATAACACTGTTGTGCTGGATATTGAtcagctctttctctcttgttgTATTTAGGTACTAGTACTGGGCAACAAACGAGATCTACCCAACGCACTCGATGAGAAGCAGCTCATTGAAAAAATGTAAGACACTCAGAATATTGttgagaaacaaaacattaacactcctgtggtggtggtggcaatAAGCCACTgtatgcaaaacattttaattaacattCAGTTCTTTGATTATAGATATGTATAGGTATAGCTAGTCTATCATTAAATGACCCATGGTCTTGGCATGAACTGTTCGACAATCTCATGAGTTTTGTATTAATAAAAATGCACCATACACCAAGGTACTCTGCCTTTAAAAACAGTACTATGCCTTGTTTTAAAAGTGTCAGTATTTGAAGAGCAGTTTTAATAAGAGCCATATATCCAAAGCTGTGAAACAGTGTGCCATGCTCTGCTTCCACTCACTCCTGACACAGTGGGCAagttaactgttttttttttttgtttttttttttctctcctgcttccTTGTCTAAGCTGCAGGCAGCCTTCATCGTAAAAAAATGGGGAATGGCAGCAACTACAAATTCTGTTGCTGGCTCTCTATGGCTTGTAAACAAAGTAGGCGCACAAAGTGAAATATGGCATTGTTTTGCTTATGAGGTCGACAGTCAGAGCAAACGTATGGCCACTGCAAAGCCCAGCTGCAAAAGATGCTTCAAACCTACACAAAACAACTGAGCCAACACATCCAACTTGGCAAAACACCTCGCCAACAGACCTTTAAATAACGTAAAGCGCGACAGGTTGGAGATGTGATAAATAACATTTGCTAAGTCAAAGGAGTTTTAATTTATTCTGTGGCAACTGCACCTTTTCACCATCAGAATTTGATAAGGAAATTA
Proteins encoded in this window:
- the arl8bb gene encoding ADP-ribosylation factor-like 8Bb gives rise to the protein MLALINRLLDWFRSLFWKEEMELTLVGLQYSGKTTFVNVIASGHFSEDMIPTVGFNMRKVTKGNVTIKIWDIGGQPRFRSMWERYCRGVNAIVYMVDAADREKIEASRNELHNLLDKPQLQGIPVLVLGNKRDLPNALDEKQLIEKMNLSAIQDREICCYSVSCKEKDNIDITLQWLIQHSKSRRS